One window from the genome of Fulvivirga lutea encodes:
- the purB gene encoding adenylosuccinate lyase, with protein sequence MDLNNLTALSPIDGRYRRVTHPLATYLSEFGLIKYRVQVEIEYFIALCEYDLPQLKSVDSAIFPQLRKIYQDFSESDALKIKEIEKVTNHDVKAVEYLIKEKFDELGLSEQKEFIHFGLTSQDINNTSIPLSLKESITTVVLPLIHEVNNLINQFADDWRDISMLAKTHGQPASPTRLGKEFKVFSERVSKQLNLLAQVPYSAKFGGATGNFNAHHVAYPNNNWIDFGDNFVKQYLGLERSHPTTQIEHYDNLAALFDALKRINTILIDLSRDIWQYVASNYFKQKIKAGEVGSSAMPHKVNPIDFENAEGNLGIANAVFEHLSAKLPISRLQRDLTDSTVLRNVSVPLAHTVIALESLKKGLNKLELNKAAIDFDLEENWAVVAEAIQTILRREGYPKPYEALKELTRKNEKITKESIHSFIETLNVSDDIKSELKVITPFNYTGM encoded by the coding sequence ATGGACTTGAATAATTTAACAGCCTTATCTCCTATTGACGGTCGTTATAGAAGAGTAACTCACCCTCTCGCTACATATTTAAGTGAGTTCGGCTTAATTAAATATAGAGTTCAGGTAGAGATTGAATATTTTATTGCTTTATGCGAGTATGATTTACCGCAACTTAAGAGCGTTGATTCAGCGATTTTTCCTCAACTAAGAAAGATTTATCAGGATTTTTCTGAAAGCGATGCGTTGAAAATAAAAGAAATAGAGAAGGTTACTAACCATGATGTAAAAGCAGTTGAATACCTGATAAAAGAAAAATTTGATGAATTAGGGTTATCGGAACAGAAAGAATTTATACACTTCGGGTTAACCTCACAGGATATCAATAATACATCCATTCCTCTTTCATTAAAAGAGTCTATTACCACCGTAGTATTACCATTGATACATGAGGTTAATAATTTAATTAATCAGTTTGCTGATGATTGGAGAGATATTTCAATGCTGGCAAAAACACATGGGCAACCAGCCTCGCCAACACGTTTGGGCAAGGAGTTTAAAGTTTTTAGTGAACGAGTTAGCAAGCAATTAAATTTATTAGCACAGGTACCTTATTCAGCGAAATTCGGTGGTGCAACTGGCAACTTTAATGCGCATCATGTGGCGTACCCAAACAACAACTGGATAGACTTTGGTGATAATTTTGTTAAACAATATTTAGGATTAGAACGAAGCCATCCGACCACTCAAATAGAACATTACGATAATTTAGCAGCTCTTTTTGATGCTCTAAAGCGCATCAATACTATATTGATTGATTTGAGCAGAGATATATGGCAGTATGTTGCTTCAAATTACTTCAAGCAAAAGATAAAAGCCGGTGAAGTTGGGTCTTCAGCTATGCCACATAAAGTGAACCCAATAGACTTTGAAAACGCGGAAGGGAATCTAGGAATAGCCAATGCAGTTTTTGAACACTTAAGTGCCAAATTACCTATTTCAAGGCTTCAAAGAGACCTAACGGATTCTACGGTATTGAGGAATGTAAGTGTACCCTTGGCTCACACTGTTATCGCCCTAGAATCTCTGAAAAAAGGATTAAATAAGCTCGAGTTGAACAAAGCAGCCATTGATTTTGACCTGGAAGAAAATTGGGCGGTAGTTGCTGAGGCAATTCAAACTATACTCAGAAGAGAAGGGTACCCTAAACCTTATGAAGCTTTGAAAGAACTAACTCGTAAAAACGAGAAGATTACGAAAGAAAGTATTCATTCGTTTATAGAAACACTCAATGTGAGTGATGATATTAAATCGGAATTGAAGGTGATTACACCATTTAATTATACTGGAATGTAA
- a CDS encoding class I SAM-dependent methyltransferase: protein MKKLISFILRNVPRKYIQLVSAPTLKIVGLFMRGNNVTCPIAEKSYRKFLPYGRVNPRPNALCPDSLSLERHRLLWLYLKQKTNFFQEKLHFLHIAPEQCFMKAFQKQHGDGYITADLESPLAKVKMDVHDIPFEENTFDITMCNHVMEHVDDDIKAMSEIYRVLKPGGWAIMQVPFFGPVGDVTYEDKNITDPKEREHVYGQDDHVRLYGNDYPDRIRQAGFEVIEDRFIDELGPELIKKYALPPNETIFFCKK from the coding sequence TTGAAAAAGCTGATAAGTTTCATTTTACGTAACGTTCCCAGGAAATACATTCAACTGGTAAGTGCACCTACACTAAAAATTGTGGGATTGTTTATGCGCGGTAATAATGTTACCTGCCCTATTGCGGAAAAAAGCTACCGTAAATTTCTGCCCTATGGAAGAGTAAATCCAAGACCAAACGCTCTATGCCCTGACTCTTTATCATTAGAAAGGCATCGGTTATTATGGTTGTATCTAAAACAAAAGACCAACTTTTTCCAAGAGAAATTGCACTTCTTACATATTGCACCGGAGCAATGTTTCATGAAAGCTTTTCAAAAGCAACATGGAGATGGCTACATAACAGCTGACCTGGAATCTCCACTCGCAAAAGTAAAAATGGATGTACACGACATTCCATTTGAAGAAAACACTTTTGACATTACAATGTGCAATCATGTAATGGAACATGTAGATGATGACATAAAAGCTATGTCAGAAATATACCGTGTACTAAAACCCGGAGGTTGGGCCATTATGCAGGTACCTTTCTTTGGCCCTGTTGGTGATGTTACTTATGAAGACAAAAACATTACAGACCCTAAAGAGCGCGAACATGTTTATGGGCAGGATGATCATGTAAGGCTTTATGGCAATGACTATCCGGATAGAATCAGACAAGCAGGCTTTGAGGTAATTGAAGACCGGTTTATTGATGAACTTGGCCCGGAATTAATTAAGAAATATGCACTTCCGCCAAATGAGACCATTTTCTTTTGTAAGAAATAA
- a CDS encoding uracil-DNA glycosylase family protein: MSLIEEIKACTICSQYLVDGVRPVFSFNAKSKIVIIGQAPGRKVHESGIPWDDKSGENLRSWLGVNSEQFYNPDNFAIVPMGFCYPGTGKNGDLPPRPECAPQWHSKILTELKSPQLILLIGSYAQSHYLQGKNKPTLTETVKSYKEYLPNYFVLPHPSPRNNIWKAKNPWFEIELLPELKRNIQLVLN; this comes from the coding sequence ATGTCTTTGATTGAAGAAATTAAAGCTTGTACTATATGCAGCCAATATTTGGTTGATGGAGTAAGGCCAGTTTTTTCTTTCAATGCTAAAAGTAAAATTGTTATCATTGGCCAAGCGCCAGGTCGTAAAGTTCATGAAAGTGGTATCCCTTGGGATGATAAAAGTGGCGAGAACCTTAGGAGTTGGCTTGGTGTAAATTCAGAGCAATTTTATAATCCCGATAATTTTGCCATTGTTCCCATGGGTTTCTGCTATCCGGGCACTGGCAAGAACGGAGATTTGCCTCCTCGCCCAGAATGCGCTCCTCAATGGCATTCCAAAATTCTCACCGAACTTAAGAGCCCTCAATTAATACTCTTAATCGGTTCTTATGCCCAAAGCCATTATTTACAAGGTAAAAACAAACCTACATTAACAGAAACAGTAAAATCATACAAAGAATATTTACCAAATTATTTCGTTTTGCCTCACCCATCTCCCCGAAATAATATTTGGAAAGCTAAAAATCCTTGGTTTGAAATCGAGCTATTACCTGAGCTTAAAAGAAATATCCAGTTGGTATTAAACTAG
- a CDS encoding efflux RND transporter periplasmic adaptor subunit, with protein sequence MKKKVILGGAGTLLLIILIWFFSGSTAVEGGEVFIEAKKGTFKVEITTTGELEAEKSVKILGPNGLRAAQLWQVKIDHIVDEGTVVKKGDYIARLDQSELSDKMGSRYNELQQSLSKFTQTKLDTALELRAARDELINLRYAVEEKEIILSQSKFEPPATIKQAEINLEKAKREYSQAKENYKLKTQKAVAQMQEAAAELADDQAGYDFLEQMKKSFTITAPESGMLVYHREWNGTKMGIGSTIRAWDPVVATLPDLSTMISKTYVNEVDIRAINVGQQVVIGLDAFPEKKLSGKVTNVANIGEQKPNSDSKVFQVSILINESDTTLRPAMTTSNTIIAETIPNVVYVPLECLHSQGDSITYVVKKDGLGFAKTEVKVGEINANEAVIREGVQEGDKLYLSVPQGIDDAPIAFIKEENSLADN encoded by the coding sequence ATGAAAAAAAAGGTCATACTCGGAGGAGCAGGTACTCTGCTTCTAATTATCCTCATATGGTTTTTCTCGGGTAGCACTGCGGTAGAAGGGGGTGAGGTATTCATTGAAGCCAAAAAAGGAACATTTAAAGTAGAAATTACAACCACTGGTGAGCTTGAGGCTGAAAAGTCAGTTAAAATACTTGGCCCTAATGGGTTAAGAGCAGCACAACTGTGGCAAGTAAAAATCGATCATATTGTAGATGAAGGAACGGTAGTTAAAAAAGGCGATTACATTGCCCGGTTAGATCAATCGGAACTTTCAGATAAAATGGGTAGTCGGTACAATGAGCTTCAGCAAAGCCTATCAAAATTCACACAAACCAAGCTGGACACTGCGCTAGAACTTAGGGCTGCCAGAGATGAGTTAATTAATCTCCGATATGCCGTTGAAGAAAAGGAAATAATCTTGTCTCAATCGAAATTCGAGCCGCCAGCAACAATAAAGCAAGCTGAAATTAATCTCGAGAAAGCCAAACGCGAATACAGCCAAGCTAAAGAAAATTATAAGCTAAAAACTCAAAAGGCGGTAGCCCAAATGCAGGAGGCGGCAGCAGAATTAGCTGATGATCAGGCAGGCTATGATTTTCTGGAACAGATGAAGAAGAGTTTTACGATTACAGCGCCTGAATCCGGGATGCTGGTGTATCACCGTGAATGGAACGGCACTAAAATGGGGATAGGCTCTACCATTAGAGCTTGGGATCCTGTAGTGGCCACCTTGCCAGACCTATCAACTATGATATCCAAAACTTATGTCAATGAAGTTGATATCCGAGCAATAAACGTTGGCCAGCAGGTTGTTATTGGCTTAGATGCATTTCCAGAGAAGAAACTTTCCGGTAAGGTGACTAACGTTGCCAACATTGGTGAGCAAAAACCAAACTCCGACTCCAAAGTTTTTCAGGTTAGTATTCTAATTAACGAATCGGATACAACACTTAGACCGGCCATGACTACGTCCAATACGATTATTGCCGAAACCATACCAAATGTGGTGTATGTGCCACTTGAATGTTTGCACAGCCAAGGTGATTCAATCACTTATGTGGTGAAGAAAGATGGGTTAGGATTTGCAAAGACCGAGGTGAAAGTAGGAGAAATAAACGCCAATGAAGCGGTTATTCGAGAAGGTGTGCAAGAAGGCGATAAGCTGTATTTATCGGTGCCGCAAGGCATAGACGATGCGCCCATTGCATTTATAAAAGAGGAGAATTCATTAGCAGATAATTGA
- a CDS encoding ferredoxin--NADP reductase has product MAFSIFKKNKDTNDKPSSGGSRYHDLTIKNIIQETKDAITIVFNQPEDKISYKSGQFLTLITEIDGKEVRRAYSLCSSPFIDEDLAVTVKRVDGGLMSNWLPDNLDAGDTLKVMEPMGVFTTEYDSTNKRHVIMFAGGSGITPMMSIIKSTLNQEPDSVCSLIYCNRDIDSIIFREEFDKMQTNFEGRLHVIHVLDDAPMNWQGHSGLLNHDMLVKIFERIPNWGLDKTTYLMCGPEGMMKNVENLLEEQKIPKDRVFKESFVTGTIDKAEKAAAKETSEGENVAREVTVIYDGEEHKFTVEPGVPILETALDLGIDLPYSCQSGLCTACRGKCLSGKVKLDEEEGLSESELEEGFVLTCVGHPLTDDVVIEIG; this is encoded by the coding sequence ATGGCATTCAGCATTTTTAAAAAGAACAAGGATACTAATGATAAACCATCATCAGGTGGCAGCAGATATCATGATTTAACGATCAAGAATATCATTCAAGAAACGAAAGATGCAATTACGATTGTATTTAATCAGCCTGAAGATAAAATCAGCTATAAATCTGGTCAGTTTTTAACCTTAATTACTGAAATAGATGGTAAGGAAGTGCGAAGAGCATACTCTTTATGCAGCTCACCATTTATTGATGAAGATTTAGCTGTAACAGTAAAGAGGGTAGATGGTGGTTTAATGTCTAATTGGTTGCCGGATAACCTGGATGCAGGTGATACGCTGAAAGTGATGGAGCCAATGGGTGTATTTACAACGGAATACGACTCTACTAATAAAAGGCATGTGATCATGTTTGCTGGTGGCAGTGGTATTACTCCCATGATGTCTATTATCAAGTCTACATTAAATCAGGAACCGGATAGCGTTTGTTCATTAATATACTGTAACAGAGATATCGATAGCATTATTTTCAGAGAAGAGTTTGATAAAATGCAAACCAACTTTGAAGGTAGGCTCCATGTTATTCATGTGTTAGATGATGCTCCTATGAACTGGCAAGGTCATAGTGGGTTATTGAACCACGATATGTTGGTGAAGATATTTGAGCGTATTCCTAATTGGGGATTGGACAAAACCACTTATTTAATGTGTGGACCTGAGGGGATGATGAAGAATGTTGAAAACTTGTTAGAAGAGCAGAAAATCCCTAAAGACCGTGTTTTCAAAGAAAGCTTTGTAACTGGTACAATCGATAAAGCGGAAAAAGCTGCAGCCAAAGAAACTAGTGAAGGTGAGAATGTAGCGCGCGAAGTAACTGTTATTTATGATGGTGAAGAGCATAAGTTTACTGTAGAACCTGGAGTTCCTATCCTAGAAACAGCATTGGATTTGGGAATAGATTTACCTTATTCTTGCCAGAGTGGTTTGTGTACTGCTTGTAGAGGTAAATGCTTATCAGGTAAAGTAAAGCTCGATGAAGAAGAGGGGCTATCTGAATCTGAATTAGAGGAAGGATTTGTACTTACGTGCGTAGGTCACCCTCTAACGGATGACGTGGTGATTGAGATTGGATAA
- a CDS encoding TolC family protein: MNKFSYFILFLLLLFQLDGLAQNRQFTLEEVIDRAVNQSPAAKQAETRKENRYWQYRFYKSNYNPQLRLNGTAPDYNRDFFSNRIDDGTIVFQSREQVSSFANLGIEQPLFFTGGNVSINSNLNYFDDLDRNISQYNTTLFNIRLNQPIFGFNSLKWDKRTEPLRYEESKREFVEERESIARTAVDRFFSFLDAQINLQIAEFNLANNDTIYKIEEGRYNIGTTSKDKLLQVELQLLRSRQDVAQAQLDMETARLQLRSFTGLNNEESDFMLILPEEVPLFKVNFDDALNYAQKNRADYIAFERRKIEAEREVAEARAQRFQTDFTASYGLNNASSDVNDLYTDPNNQQRFNVSFNIPLIDWGRNKARMKTALANQQLNDYVIAQDEQNFEQEILTKVRQFEVLMVQLEITKKSDEVAQERYQVAQNRYLIGKIDITNLNIALTEKDNAKRSYVNALRSFWTAYYDLRRLTLYDFYNNQLLYNEDLEQ, encoded by the coding sequence ATGAATAAATTTTCATATTTCATCTTATTTCTACTGCTCCTTTTTCAACTTGACGGATTGGCACAAAACAGACAATTCACCTTAGAAGAAGTAATTGACAGAGCTGTGAATCAATCACCAGCTGCGAAGCAGGCTGAAACGCGAAAGGAGAACAGGTACTGGCAGTACAGATTTTATAAATCCAACTACAACCCACAATTACGATTGAATGGTACTGCACCAGATTATAACAGGGATTTTTTTAGCAATAGGATTGACGATGGAACTATCGTTTTTCAAAGTAGGGAGCAAGTAAGTTCATTTGCCAATTTAGGCATTGAGCAGCCCTTATTTTTTACCGGAGGTAATGTTTCGATCAACTCCAACTTAAATTATTTTGATGACCTCGATCGTAATATATCACAATACAACACTACCTTATTTAATATACGATTGAATCAGCCCATCTTCGGTTTTAATTCGTTGAAATGGGACAAGCGAACCGAGCCACTGCGTTACGAAGAGTCAAAAAGGGAATTTGTTGAAGAAAGAGAGTCAATAGCCAGAACGGCTGTAGATCGATTTTTTTCATTTTTAGATGCGCAGATAAATCTACAAATCGCAGAATTTAACCTGGCTAATAACGATACTATTTATAAAATTGAAGAGGGCAGATATAATATTGGAACAACATCCAAAGACAAACTTTTACAAGTAGAACTTCAATTGCTCAGATCCAGGCAAGATGTTGCTCAGGCGCAATTAGATATGGAAACCGCCCGTTTGCAACTTCGTTCATTTACAGGACTAAATAATGAGGAATCAGATTTCATGCTTATCCTTCCTGAAGAGGTGCCACTTTTTAAGGTAAACTTCGATGATGCCTTAAATTATGCGCAAAAAAATCGTGCAGACTATATAGCTTTTGAACGTAGAAAAATTGAGGCTGAGCGCGAAGTGGCAGAAGCAAGGGCACAACGATTTCAAACAGATTTTACGGCAAGCTACGGATTGAATAACGCCAGTAGCGATGTGAATGATCTTTACACTGACCCAAATAATCAGCAACGATTTAATGTGAGCTTTAATATTCCGCTTATCGATTGGGGTAGAAATAAAGCACGTATGAAAACAGCACTAGCAAACCAGCAATTGAATGATTATGTGATTGCGCAAGATGAACAGAATTTCGAGCAAGAAATTCTAACTAAGGTTCGCCAATTTGAGGTGTTGATGGTACAGTTAGAGATTACTAAAAAATCAGATGAAGTGGCCCAGGAAAGGTATCAGGTAGCTCAAAATAGGTACTTGATTGGCAAAATAGATATCACCAACTTAAATATAGCGCTAACAGAAAAAGACAATGCAAAGAGAAGCTATGTGAATGCCTTGCGTTCGTTCTGGACTGCCTATTACGATCTGCGCAGATTAACTTTATATGACTTCTACAATAATCAATTATTGTATAATGAAGATTTAGAGCAATAA
- a CDS encoding M3 family oligoendopeptidase: MIDKVEIPSRPERKFVPEDFKVKDWEGLKSFFEDLEKREINSLSDLRKWFKDRSEIESILSEDAGWRYINMTRYTDNEEYTKAYQYFVQEIQPKIAPISDRLNKKAVSSDFLKDLEKESGFDIMIREMRKDIEIFREENIPLNTEIQTETQKYGQLSGAMTVELDGKELTLQQAAVKLQSTDRKEREEVYHKIADRRLADKEKFDELYTKLINFRDKVAKNTNFDNYRDYMFKAMGRFDYTPQDCFDFHASVKEEVVPMLNELATERKKQLGVDSLRPWDKAVDPQNKEALKPFDGGADLTKKTIECFKRLDPYLGQCLSIMNEMGHLDLESRKGKAPGGYNYPLSEIGVPFIFMNATSTLRDMITILHEGGHAVHSFLTRDLELSDFKHTPSEVAELASMSMELISMDHWNLFFDNDEDMKRAKQEHLEQIIETLPWVATIDKFQHWIYENADHTLEERHAAWLEIFENFYDDVTDWSGLEENKKYLWQKQLHLYEVPFYYIEYGMAQLGAVAVWKNYKEDPKKGLEGYMNALKLGYTKSIPEVYEAANIKFDFSKKYIKELMEFVKEELEKL; encoded by the coding sequence ATGATAGATAAAGTAGAGATTCCGTCAAGACCGGAGAGAAAGTTTGTGCCTGAAGATTTTAAGGTGAAGGATTGGGAAGGATTAAAATCATTTTTTGAAGACCTTGAAAAGAGAGAAATAAACTCGTTATCAGATTTACGAAAGTGGTTTAAAGATAGAAGCGAGATTGAATCTATTTTGTCAGAAGATGCCGGTTGGAGATATATTAACATGACTCGTTATACAGATAATGAGGAGTACACGAAGGCCTACCAGTATTTTGTTCAGGAAATACAGCCGAAGATAGCTCCAATATCTGATCGTTTGAATAAAAAGGCTGTGTCGTCCGATTTTTTGAAAGACTTAGAAAAAGAATCAGGTTTCGATATCATGATTCGTGAAATGCGAAAAGATATTGAGATATTTCGTGAAGAGAATATTCCATTAAATACCGAGATTCAAACTGAAACTCAGAAATACGGGCAGCTGAGTGGTGCAATGACAGTTGAGTTGGATGGTAAAGAATTAACTCTTCAGCAAGCGGCAGTAAAACTTCAGTCGACAGACAGAAAAGAGCGTGAGGAGGTCTATCATAAAATAGCAGATAGAAGATTAGCTGATAAAGAGAAGTTCGATGAACTGTATACGAAGTTGATTAACTTTAGAGATAAGGTGGCCAAGAACACAAATTTTGATAATTATAGAGATTACATGTTCAAGGCTATGGGCCGTTTTGATTACACTCCGCAGGACTGCTTTGATTTTCATGCCTCCGTGAAGGAAGAGGTAGTGCCTATGCTGAATGAACTGGCCACTGAAAGAAAAAAACAGTTGGGTGTAGATTCACTAAGACCATGGGATAAGGCAGTAGATCCACAAAACAAAGAAGCATTAAAGCCATTTGATGGCGGAGCAGACCTCACCAAAAAGACTATTGAATGCTTTAAGCGTTTAGATCCTTATTTAGGTCAGTGCTTGTCTATAATGAATGAGATGGGGCATTTGGATTTAGAATCCCGCAAAGGCAAAGCACCTGGTGGCTACAACTATCCACTTTCAGAAATTGGTGTCCCATTTATTTTTATGAATGCCACTTCTACTTTGCGTGATATGATTACCATTTTACATGAAGGTGGTCATGCAGTGCATTCTTTCCTTACCAGAGATCTAGAATTAAGCGATTTTAAACATACACCATCCGAAGTTGCTGAACTTGCATCTATGAGCATGGAGTTAATATCGATGGATCATTGGAATCTGTTTTTTGACAATGATGAAGATATGAAAAGAGCAAAGCAGGAACATTTAGAGCAAATTATTGAAACACTACCCTGGGTAGCAACCATTGATAAATTCCAGCACTGGATTTATGAAAATGCAGATCATACATTAGAAGAGCGCCATGCCGCCTGGTTAGAAATATTTGAGAATTTCTATGATGATGTTACCGATTGGTCTGGGTTAGAAGAGAATAAAAAATATTTGTGGCAAAAGCAGTTACACCTCTATGAGGTGCCATTCTATTATATAGAATACGGCATGGCTCAGTTGGGTGCGGTAGCAGTTTGGAAGAACTATAAAGAAGATCCTAAGAAAGGGTTGGAAGGTTACATGAATGCTTTGAAATTAGGTTATACTAAGTCCATACCCGAAGTATACGAGGCAGCCAATATTAAATTCGATTTCAGTAAAAAGTATATCAAAGAATTGATGGAGTTTGTGAAAGAAGAGCTTGAGAAGCTGTAA
- a CDS encoding ABC transporter permease, protein MNTASLLSNFYIAFDAVLANKVRSILTALGIIFGVAAVIAMLAIGNGAQKEILEQIKLVGVNNIVITPVIEQSEEEVDANSSQKEDKNFSPGITLLDANSIKEIIPGISKISPEVLLETYIIKNGIRRTAKLVGVENNYFDISNFELDEGKFFNDKQINMGEAVCVIGQGIKTKFFSTENPIGKRIKVGAHWLLIVGVLKERLISDKSMANLGIRNYNMDVYAPLKTVLIRYKNRALITETLIKRASNNDNNNQNGNTEQESQKAVNYHQLDRLVIQVEETEQMLSISEIISRLLKRRHYQTIDYEISIPELLLKQQQRTKNIFNFVLGAIAGISLLVGGIGIMNIMLASVLERIKEIGLRLAIGAQKLDIIYQFVFEAVMISVSGGIIGIILGISLAYAVSAVAEIPTIVSFSSIVLSFGVAATVGLIFGIAPARRAAQQDPISSLRYE, encoded by the coding sequence GTGAATACCGCTAGCTTACTTTCTAATTTTTATATTGCCTTTGATGCCGTGCTTGCCAACAAGGTAAGATCTATTTTAACGGCATTGGGAATAATTTTTGGTGTGGCAGCCGTAATTGCTATGTTGGCAATTGGTAATGGCGCTCAAAAGGAAATTCTAGAGCAAATAAAACTAGTAGGTGTAAATAACATAGTTATTACCCCGGTTATTGAACAATCTGAAGAAGAAGTGGATGCCAATTCTTCCCAAAAAGAGGATAAGAATTTTTCACCCGGCATTACCTTGTTAGATGCCAATAGCATCAAAGAAATCATACCTGGCATCAGTAAAATTAGTCCTGAAGTTTTGCTGGAAACTTACATTATTAAAAATGGCATTAGGCGCACGGCTAAATTGGTGGGGGTTGAAAATAACTACTTCGATATTTCAAATTTTGAGTTAGACGAAGGCAAATTTTTCAACGACAAACAGATAAACATGGGGGAAGCTGTTTGTGTGATTGGTCAGGGCATTAAAACCAAATTTTTTAGTACCGAAAACCCTATTGGCAAAAGAATTAAGGTTGGTGCCCATTGGCTATTGATTGTTGGCGTTTTGAAAGAACGACTTATCAGTGATAAGAGTATGGCGAACCTGGGCATCAGAAATTATAATATGGATGTATATGCCCCATTAAAAACGGTACTGATAAGGTATAAAAACAGAGCCTTGATTACTGAAACCCTAATAAAAAGGGCCTCAAATAATGATAATAACAATCAAAACGGTAATACCGAACAAGAGTCTCAAAAGGCCGTGAATTACCATCAGTTAGATCGGCTGGTAATTCAGGTTGAGGAAACGGAACAGATGTTGAGTATTTCTGAAATTATCTCTCGTTTATTGAAGAGACGACATTATCAAACCATTGATTACGAAATATCAATACCCGAGTTATTGCTTAAGCAACAGCAACGCACTAAAAATATATTCAATTTTGTATTAGGAGCAATAGCCGGTATTTCATTGCTTGTAGGTGGTATTGGTATAATGAATATCATGCTAGCTTCTGTTTTGGAGCGAATTAAGGAAATTGGGCTAAGGCTTGCGATCGGTGCTCAAAAATTAGATATCATTTATCAATTTGTATTTGAGGCAGTGATGATTAGCGTTTCCGGTGGCATTATCGGAATTATCTTAGGTATTTCACTGGCTTATGCAGTATCAGCTGTGGCTGAAATTCCCACAATCGTTTCTTTTTCATCAATAGTATTATCGTTTGGTGTAGCTGCCACAGTAGGGTTAATTTTTGGAATAGCACCTGCCCGAAGAGCTGCACAACAAGACCCCATTTCATCATTACGTTATGAATAA